A single window of Chloracidobacterium thermophilum B DNA harbors:
- the ftsW gene encoding putative lipid II flippase FtsW, translating into MQPRLTIPTVVPVSRNLVTFVDPWLLVTTIALVMFGLVMVYSASAALAHETYRTQFHFVLRQGLAALLGTGLLLGSLWLGYARLERPWVVYGLLGVTVSLLVLVLLLPPVRGTHRFIRLPGLMFQPSELAKLAMVLFLAYFLSRKDAPARRDPRQGLLPVGLVVGLLMGLVFLGRDLGTILMMGGTATAMLVVAGVPLRYPALAGLLCSPLLLYALLREPYRRARLLAFLDPWKAPREEGFQIVQSLMAVGSGGVSGVGFAQSRQKLFYLPEAHTDFIFSVIAEEVGLIGSLMVVGLFGILAFRGLRAAFLAPDDFGKLLATGVTVLLVGQALFNLSVVLSLVPAKGIPLPFISYGGSSMMMSLLAVGWLLSVSRRT; encoded by the coding sequence ATGCAGCCCAGATTGACCATTCCCACCGTGGTGCCTGTTTCGCGCAACCTGGTGACGTTTGTGGACCCATGGCTGCTCGTCACGACGATTGCGCTGGTGATGTTTGGCCTGGTCATGGTCTATAGCGCCTCGGCGGCCCTGGCGCACGAAACCTACCGGACGCAATTTCACTTCGTCCTGCGCCAGGGGCTGGCCGCCCTGCTGGGAACCGGGCTGCTGCTCGGCAGCCTGTGGCTTGGCTACGCACGCTTGGAACGGCCGTGGGTGGTGTATGGGCTGCTGGGCGTCACGGTTTCCCTGCTGGTGCTCGTCCTGCTGCTGCCCCCGGTCCGGGGCACGCATCGCTTCATTCGTCTGCCGGGGCTGATGTTTCAGCCTTCTGAACTGGCCAAGCTCGCAATGGTGCTCTTTCTGGCCTATTTCCTCAGCCGGAAAGACGCGCCGGCGCGCCGTGATCCGCGACAGGGACTGCTCCCGGTCGGCCTCGTCGTGGGACTGCTGATGGGACTCGTTTTTCTGGGGCGGGACCTGGGAACGATTCTGATGATGGGCGGGACGGCGACAGCGATGCTCGTCGTGGCCGGCGTGCCGCTCCGCTATCCGGCGCTCGCGGGACTGCTCTGCTCGCCGCTGCTGCTCTATGCCCTGCTCAGAGAGCCATACCGGCGCGCCCGGCTGCTGGCCTTTCTTGACCCCTGGAAAGCTCCCAGGGAAGAAGGTTTCCAGATTGTGCAGTCGTTGATGGCCGTCGGCAGTGGCGGCGTGTCGGGCGTCGGCTTTGCCCAGAGCCGCCAAAAGTTGTTTTACCTGCCGGAAGCGCATACGGACTTCATCTTTTCAGTTATTGCCGAAGAAGTCGGTCTCATTGGCAGCCTCATGGTCGTCGGACTGTTCGGCATTCTGGCCTTTCGCGGTCTGCGTGCGGCCTTTCTGGCCCCGGACGACTTTGGCAAGCTCCTGGCAACCGGGGTCACCGTTCTGCTCGTGGGGCAGGCGCTGTTCAATCTGAGCGTTGTGTTGAGTCTGGTACCGGCCAAGGGGATTCCGTTACCCTTCATCAGCTACGGCGGCAGTTCGATGATGATGAGTCTGCTGGCTGTCGGCTGGCTGCTGAGTGTGTCGCGGCGAACGTGA
- the murG gene encoding undecaprenyldiphospho-muramoylpentapeptide beta-N-acetylglucosaminyltransferase yields the protein MRVLMAAGGTGGHIFPGIAIAQAFRQRDATTEVHFVGTERGLEKKLVPAAGFELTFIPSGALNNVSWQRRFQSLAVLPVGFWKAWQLIGRFKPDIAVGVGGYASGLAMLAAIMRGVPTLAVEVNVLPGLTNRILARFVTAAAVSYQETAAYFGARAVLTGTPVRAEFEQIPPRPAEAPRRHVLVFGGSQGAQAINRAMAEAAPWLAAHPGLRIVHQTGERDVEMVRAAYAAAGVQADVQPFIHAMAEAMAAADVLVCRAGAATIAEVAAAGRAAIFIPFPQAADDHQRRNAEAFVRAGAGEMIVQAELTGEKLARTILELLADPARLARMEAASRALARPHAAERTVDVAFQILHRPG from the coding sequence GTGCGTGTCCTGATGGCGGCCGGCGGCACCGGCGGACACATTTTCCCCGGCATTGCCATTGCCCAGGCGTTCCGGCAACGTGATGCCACCACGGAAGTCCATTTTGTGGGGACAGAACGCGGGCTGGAAAAGAAACTCGTCCCGGCGGCCGGTTTCGAGCTGACGTTCATCCCCTCCGGCGCACTCAACAACGTTTCCTGGCAGCGCCGTTTCCAGAGTCTGGCCGTATTGCCTGTCGGCTTCTGGAAAGCCTGGCAACTCATCGGGCGTTTCAAGCCGGATATTGCCGTCGGAGTCGGCGGCTATGCCTCCGGGCTGGCGATGCTGGCGGCGATCATGCGGGGTGTCCCGACCCTGGCCGTTGAAGTCAATGTCCTGCCCGGCCTGACCAACCGGATACTCGCCCGCTTCGTCACCGCCGCCGCCGTGTCTTACCAGGAAACCGCCGCGTACTTCGGGGCCAGGGCCGTCCTGACCGGGACGCCGGTACGCGCCGAGTTTGAGCAGATTCCGCCCCGCCCGGCCGAGGCTCCGCGCCGGCACGTGCTGGTGTTTGGCGGCAGCCAGGGGGCGCAGGCCATCAACCGCGCCATGGCGGAAGCCGCGCCCTGGCTGGCAGCCCATCCCGGTTTGCGGATTGTTCACCAGACGGGCGAGCGCGATGTCGAAATGGTACGTGCCGCCTATGCGGCAGCCGGTGTGCAGGCCGACGTACAGCCTTTTATCCACGCCATGGCCGAAGCCATGGCCGCCGCCGATGTGCTGGTCTGCCGCGCCGGAGCCGCCACCATCGCCGAGGTGGCCGCTGCCGGGCGCGCGGCCATTTTCATCCCCTTCCCCCAGGCTGCCGACGATCACCAGCGCCGGAATGCCGAGGCGTTTGTCCGCGCCGGCGCCGGAGAGATGATCGTACAGGCCGAACTGACGGGTGAAAAACTGGCCCGGACGATTCTGGAGCTGCTGGCTGACCCGGCGCGGCTGGCCCGGATGGAAGCCGCCAGCCGGGCGCTGGCGCGACCACACGCAGCCGAACGCACCGTAGATGTTGCGTTCCAGATTCTGCATCGCCCAGGATGA